The DNA region GGGGGAGATGCGCCTGCCGCGACGGAAGCGACGGTTGAATCGGTGGCGCCTGCGGAAGGTGCTGCCGCTGGTGAAACTGTTGCGCCGGAGACTGCCGCGAAACCTGTTGTTGCGGAATCTGCCGTGGTGCCTGAAAAGCCTGCGGAAAAGACGCGGTCATTTTATACGGTGATTGCGGAGGAACAGAAGGTTCTTCGCGAAAAGTTGACGGCGGCGATTTCGGCGATGAAAAACGGCGACTGGGATGCCATCTGGAAGTTCCTCGCGATTTGCCTTGTGTACGGTATGTTGCACGCGCTTGGTCCCGGACATGGAAAGTCGATTGTGGTCGGATATTTTATTGCGCGTCGTGGTCGCTGGCGGCAGGGTGTTGCGCTTGGCGCAGGCATTACCGTGACGCACACGATGAGTGCGGTCATCTTGTTGCTGATTCTGTATGCGATTTTCAAGGCGACGGTATTCAATGCGTTCGAGACGGGCCGCATCGGTATTGAACGGGCGAGCTATGCACTGATTATGCTCACGGGTGTGCTGCTCGTGGTGCTTGCGATTCGCGACGTGTTCAAGTCGCACAAGGGCTGTGGATGTTCCGCTCGGCTTGAGTCTGCGGAAGGTGTTGTGGCGCAGGATGGGAAATGCGCGGAATCTAAATTGCCGCCGATTGCCCGCTGGCGCGAAATCTTGGGTGTTGCCGCCGTTACGGGAATTGTGCCTTGTCCGGCTGTGGCGTTGATTGTACTATTCTGCCTGCTGAATTCGATGGTGGCGCTTTCGCTCCTGGGTGCGCTTGTCATTTGCATTGGCATGACGATTACGAATGTGGCCTTCGGTATTGCGGCTGTCGCCTTCCGCAAGGGAATTGACAAGGGGAGTGCCCACACCCATATCGCTACAAAAATATACACCGTCGCGACTCTCGCAGGCGGTGTCATTATCTTTATTTCGGGACTGTTGCTGTTTACGAACCAGTTCGCGGGCCGCGTGTAGTAAACTCCGCCTCGTTGGGGCGCCATTTATCCATAAAATACGGCTGTCACATTTGACTTGTGACACGCCGTTTTTTATATATGTCCTAAAATTGAATAAGGGTTAAGGAAATGATAAAGGTTTATTTGGGCCTCCTATCCATTGTATTTCTTCTTGCGGGATGCGGAGGTGACTCCTCATCCAATCCCAGTGAACATTACGAAAGCGTTTCTTCTTTAGGGGAATGCGACGACGATCATCAGGATGACTCTGTCTATGTAAAAAGTATGGATGTCTACATGACATGCCAGGATGGATTCTGGATGGAGTTTACAAACTCTGAAACGGAATCCCGTTCCGACGGTAAGAGTTCATCGAGTTCCAGGAAAAATAACAGCTCTGAAAACGGCTCTGATGACGAAAAAAGCAGTTCCTCTTATGTACACAATCCCCAAAGCATCGATTCTCTTTATGTCGCTGCCGATGACACCTTGTTTTCTCTCAAGTATTTGAAGGACTGCAACAGTTCTCACGAAGGCAGGTATGTATTTGTTATCTCTTTGAATGGTTACCTGGTTTGTAGCGATGGTAAGTGGGTAGAATTCAAACCGCCTGTCCATGTGCCCAGTTCTTCATCAATTGTTGTGGATCCCAAAAACCAGATTGGCGTTAGCGATTTGTCGAATTACTTTGACATTTATAAGGATACCGCTGCTAGCAGCAGTTCTAGCATATACCCTGCCTCGCTTCCCAAGATTTTCAAGGCCGACAGCCTTTTCGGTAAATGCGATGATAGCAATGAGGGTAAAGTTTTCGTTGATTCCGCTCGAGTTATAGAAGTTTC from uncultured Fibrobacter sp. includes:
- a CDS encoding nickel/cobalt transporter, translated to MKKSIVFLLVLLIAVAASAAVKKKRFDVGGGDAPAATEATVESVAPAEGAAAGETVAPETAAKPVVAESAVVPEKPAEKTRSFYTVIAEEQKVLREKLTAAISAMKNGDWDAIWKFLAICLVYGMLHALGPGHGKSIVVGYFIARRGRWRQGVALGAGITVTHTMSAVILLLILYAIFKATVFNAFETGRIGIERASYALIMLTGVLLVVLAIRDVFKSHKGCGCSARLESAEGVVAQDGKCAESKLPPIARWREILGVAAVTGIVPCPAVALIVLFCLLNSMVALSLLGALVICIGMTITNVAFGIAAVAFRKGIDKGSAHTHIATKIYTVATLAGGVIIFISGLLLFTNQFAGRV